In Serratia liquefaciens ATCC 27592, the genomic stretch GACCGCTACTGCACAGCAGCTTCAGTTTATTAAAGACAGTATCAAAACCATTCCGGATTACCCTAAGCCGGGCATACTGTTCCGTGACGTCACCAGCCTGCTGGAAAACCCGCTGGCTTATGCTGCCAGCATCGAATTGCTGGTTGAGCGCTTTCGCGAAGCGGGCGTGACCAAAGTGGTTGGCACCGAAGCGCGTGGTTTCCTGTTTGGCGCACCGGTGGCATTGGCGCTGGGCGTAGGTTTTGTTCCGGTGCGTAAACCGGGTAAGCTGCCGCGCGCGACGCTCAGCGAAAGCTATGAGCTGGAATACGGTACTGACCAACTGGAAATACACACCGATGCCATCAGTGCCGGTGATAAAGTGCTGGTGGTGGACGATCTGCTGGCAACCGGTGGCACCATCGAAGCCACCGCAAAACTGATCCGCCGTCTGGGCGGTGAAGTTAAAGACGCTGCTTTCATCATTAACCTGCCGGATCTCGGCGGTGAAGCGCGTTTGAACTCACTGGGTATTGAATGCTACTGCCTGGTCAACTTCGCCGGCCACTGATCTGCATTACCACAACGGCCTCGCGGATCGCCGCGGGGCTGTGTTAGCATGACCCTCCAGATTACTCGACTTTTCCGGTATTAATGAGCTATCAGGTTCTTGCCCGTAAGTGGCGCCCTCAAACGTTTGCAGATGTTGTCGGACAGGAACATGTCCTGACTGCGCTGGCTAACGGCCTCTCGCTGGGGCGGATTCATCACGCCTATCTGTTCTCGGGCACGCGCGGCGTGGGTAAAACCACCATTGCGCGCTTGCTGGCCAAAGGCCTGAACTGTGAAACCGGCATCACCGCCACGCCGTGCGGTCAATGCGACAACTGCCGCGAGATTGAGCAGGGCCGCTTTGTTGATTTGATCGAGATCGACGCCGCGTCCAGAACCAAGGTGGAAGATACCCGCGATCTGCTGGATAACGTCCAGTACGCACCCGCCCGCGGCCGCTTCAAGGTTTACCTGATTGACGAAGTGCACATGCTCTCGCGTCACAGCTTCAATGCGCTGTTGAAAACGCTGGAAGAGCCGCCTTCTCACGTCAAATTCCTGCTGGCGACGACCGATCCGCAAAAGCTGCCGGTCACCATCCTGTCGCGCTGCCTGCAATTCCATCTTAAGGCTCTGGATGTCGAGCAGATCCGCAACCAGTTGGAAACGGTTCTGCAGGCAGAACAAATCACCAGCGACCAGCGCGCGCTGCAGCTGATAGCACGTGCTGCCGACGGCAGTATGCGTGACGCGTTGAGCCTTACCGACCAGGCT encodes the following:
- the apt gene encoding adenine phosphoribosyltransferase; this encodes MTATAQQLQFIKDSIKTIPDYPKPGILFRDVTSLLENPLAYAASIELLVERFREAGVTKVVGTEARGFLFGAPVALALGVGFVPVRKPGKLPRATLSESYELEYGTDQLEIHTDAISAGDKVLVVDDLLATGGTIEATAKLIRRLGGEVKDAAFIINLPDLGGEARLNSLGIECYCLVNFAGH